Within the Desulfovibrio aminophilus DSM 12254 genome, the region AATCGAGAGGATCACCGTCCATGCTCACGACCATCATCGTCATCGCCATCGCGGCCGCCCTCCTGGCCCTTGCGCGACCCGCCTCGGCCTATGAAGTCCACCGCGGCCCCACGGGCGTCATCACCTACGACGCCAAGGCCGCCGCCGAGGGCTACATCCTGCTTTCGCCCACCGTGAAGTGCAACGTCACCTACCTCATCAACCGGGAAGGCGACGTGGTCCACCAGTGGAACTGCGCCTACCCCCCCGGCCTGTACGCCACGTTCCTGCCCAACGGGCACCTCCTGCGCGGGGCCGCCCTGCCGGAGCCGCCGGTGAAGATCGGCGGCGCGGCGGGCATGGTCCAGGAACTGGACTGGGACGGCAACGTGCTCTGGGAATACAAGATGTTCTCCCCGGACGAGATCCAGCACCACTGTTTCGATCGCATGCCCAACGGCAACACCCTGATCCTGGGCTGGGAGCGCAAGACCAAGCAGGAGGCCCTGGACAAGGGCCGCATTCCCGACACCTATCCCGAAGTGACCGTGCTCCAGGGCGTGCCCATGCGCGACTTCTGGTCCGATTTCGTCCGCGAGGTCGACCCCCAGGGCCGCACGGTCTGGGAATGGCGCGTCTGGGACCACATCGGCACCGGCCCGGACCAGTTCGACCTCAACTACCGCCTGCCCCTGAACGTGGGCGAGGACTACGCCAGCTTCGACTGGACGCACTTCAACACCGTGGAGTACCTCCCGGCCACGGACCAGATTCTGCTCAACTCCCGCAACTTCAGCGAAGTCTACATCCTGGACCACAAGAGCGGCGAAATCGTCCGGCGCTGGGGCAATCCCTCGGCCTACGGCCAGGGCAGGAAGCCGGGCTGGTACGACTCCGGCGACCAGCGGATCTTCGGTTCGCACCACGCCCACATGATCGAGAACGGCCACGTGACGATCTTCGACAACGGCTCCGAGCGGCCTGAAGGCACCCGGTCACGTGTCGTCGAGGTGAACCTGGAGAACGGCGAAGTCGTCTGGGAGTACGCCGCTCATGGCCGCAACAGCTTCTTCAGCTACCGCCAGGGCGCGGCCCAGCGTCTGGAGAACGGCAACACCCTGGTGACCTCCACCCAGCAGGGCCACCTCTTCGAGGTCACGCCCGAGGGCAAGGTGGTCTGGGAGTTCGTCAACCCTATCATGTTCGGCGAACCCAAGGCCCTGTTCTGCGACGCAGCCGACTATCTGGAGCCCCTGGGGCACGACATGTTCACCAACATGGTCCACCGGGCCTACTTCTACACCCCGGACCATCCCGCCCTGGCCGGACGCGACCTGAGCGTGAAGCGCCCCCTGGTCGAGGGCGCGCCCAAGTTCTTCCGGCTCTGGCCGGGAGCGGCCTGACACCCCTCCGGCGGCTCTTCGGAAACGCCCCGGAGAGCCGCCGGACGATCTGTTGCCCGCGCGGGCGGCCGCATGTACAATGACGGCATGTCCGACGTGTCACGCCCGCGCGACCCGCGACCTTCCGGGGAACCGGAAGGTCGCGAATTCGCCCGCATCCCAAAAGACAACAAACCCTGGCGAAGCGTCCTGCACTTGGCGACGGCCTTGGAATTCGCCAAGGACGAGGCCGTGATCCCCGAAAACGCGCCGCCGGACTTCCTCTATTTCCTGGAGCGCGGCGAGGTGCGCATGTTGCGCGGCGATCCCGGCGGCCAGGAAAAGACCCTCTGGTACGTGGACCCGGATCACCTCTTCGGCGAAACGCCCCTACTCTGCGGCGGCACGTCGCGCAACCGCCACGTCTGCACCCGGCCCTCGCGGGTCCACGCCTTCCGGCGCGAAATCGTGCTGGAGGACATCTTCCCGGCCCGGCCGGATCTCATGGTCAACCTCATGGGGACCCTGGCCTGCAAGGTGCGCATCCTGAGCAATCAGGTGGCGGACATGAGCCTGGACGAGCTGCCCGACCGCATCTGCCGCTATCTGCATCTGCACGCCGAACGCCTCGGCGAACACGACGGCAAGACCGTCCTCGATCCCCGTCTGAACCAGCAGGAACTGGCCCAGCTCCTCGGCGTGCATCGCGTGACCCTGAACAAGACCCTGCGCGACCTGGAGCACGAGGGCGTGCTCGGCGGCTATCGCCGGGACGAGGTCCGGGTTCTGGACCTGGCGCGTTTCCTGAGTCACGCCCTGAGCTGACCCCGGCTCCACGCGAACGAAAAAGCCCCCCGCGCGGGCGCGGGGGGCTTGGGGCTCATGCTCGGGCCGGACTCGGCCCGCATCAGGGAGGCGTCGCGGGGACTACCAGTTGGAGTCCGCGAAGGGGTTGGAGCCGAAGCCGAAGTCGGCTTCGGGCTCGCCGCCCGTGGAGGGAGCGCCGGAGGCGTCGCCGGCGGCAGCGGCGGCGTCACCAGCGGGGGCTCCGGCGGCCGCGCCGCCGGCGACGCCGGCCACGACCACGCCCTGCTTCTTGACCTTGTCGACCTCGGCCATGAGGTCTTCCAGCTTCTTGATGTGCTCATCCATCTTCTTGGAGGAGACCGAGAGCTTCACGTCACCCTGGGCGGCCTGATCCTCGAAGGTCTTCAGCTT harbors:
- a CDS encoding aryl-sulfate sulfotransferase: MLTTIIVIAIAAALLALARPASAYEVHRGPTGVITYDAKAAAEGYILLSPTVKCNVTYLINREGDVVHQWNCAYPPGLYATFLPNGHLLRGAALPEPPVKIGGAAGMVQELDWDGNVLWEYKMFSPDEIQHHCFDRMPNGNTLILGWERKTKQEALDKGRIPDTYPEVTVLQGVPMRDFWSDFVREVDPQGRTVWEWRVWDHIGTGPDQFDLNYRLPLNVGEDYASFDWTHFNTVEYLPATDQILLNSRNFSEVYILDHKSGEIVRRWGNPSAYGQGRKPGWYDSGDQRIFGSHHAHMIENGHVTIFDNGSERPEGTRSRVVEVNLENGEVVWEYAAHGRNSFFSYRQGAAQRLENGNTLVTSTQQGHLFEVTPEGKVVWEFVNPIMFGEPKALFCDAADYLEPLGHDMFTNMVHRAYFYTPDHPALAGRDLSVKRPLVEGAPKFFRLWPGAA
- a CDS encoding Crp/Fnr family transcriptional regulator; translated protein: MYNDGMSDVSRPRDPRPSGEPEGREFARIPKDNKPWRSVLHLATALEFAKDEAVIPENAPPDFLYFLERGEVRMLRGDPGGQEKTLWYVDPDHLFGETPLLCGGTSRNRHVCTRPSRVHAFRREIVLEDIFPARPDLMVNLMGTLACKVRILSNQVADMSLDELPDRICRYLHLHAERLGEHDGKTVLDPRLNQQELAQLLGVHRVTLNKTLRDLEHEGVLGGYRRDEVRVLDLARFLSHALS